One Nocardia farcinica genomic region harbors:
- a CDS encoding SRPBCC family protein, translating into MTTSTLPTLRGTATVALPLARAFAFFTDSFGSWWPAAYHIGSAEMADAVVEPHVGGRWYERGVDGSECDWGRVLAWEPPHRLLLTWQINGHWQFDPDPRRASEIEIRFTADTPEQTTVTLEHRHLDRLVDGRAIHDTIAERGGGWSTLLELFRRTAESAS; encoded by the coding sequence ATGACCACCTCCACCCTCCCGACCCTGCGGGGCACCGCGACCGTCGCCTTGCCGCTCGCGCGCGCCTTCGCGTTCTTCACCGACTCGTTCGGCAGCTGGTGGCCCGCCGCCTACCACATCGGCTCGGCCGAGATGGCGGACGCCGTCGTCGAACCCCACGTCGGCGGCCGCTGGTACGAACGCGGCGTGGACGGCTCCGAATGCGACTGGGGCCGCGTGCTCGCCTGGGAGCCGCCGCACCGCCTGCTGCTCACCTGGCAGATCAACGGTCATTGGCAGTTCGACCCCGACCCACGACGGGCCAGCGAGATCGAGATCCGCTTCACCGCCGACACTCCCGAGCAGACCACGGTGACCCTCGAACACCGCCATCTGGATCGTCTCGTCGACGGCCGCGCCATCCACGACACCATCGCCGAACGCGGCGGCGGCTGGAGCACGCTACTCGAACTGTTCAGGCGGACCGCCGAATCCGCGTCCTGA
- a CDS encoding NAD(P)-dependent oxidoreductase → MRITLLGATGSVGAHVVEQAPADGHEIVALVRDPARLPARPGLTVVRGDATVPADVTAAVDGSDAVIVALGAGRAAGVRETGTRTAVEAMRATGVRRLVCLSTLGAGESRANLNFVWKYLMFGLLLRAAYADHQRQEEVVRGSGLDWTLIRPSAYTDGPRTGDYRHGFGPDATGLTLKVARADVADALLRAVTDRAQVGRAVAVSH, encoded by the coding sequence ATGCGAATCACCCTTCTGGGAGCCACCGGCAGCGTCGGCGCCCACGTCGTCGAGCAGGCGCCGGCCGACGGTCACGAGATCGTCGCCCTCGTCCGCGATCCCGCCCGCCTGCCCGCCCGGCCCGGCCTGACCGTCGTCCGCGGCGACGCAACCGTCCCGGCCGACGTGACCGCCGCGGTCGACGGCAGCGACGCGGTGATCGTGGCACTCGGCGCGGGCCGCGCCGCCGGGGTGCGCGAGACGGGCACCCGCACGGCCGTCGAGGCGATGCGCGCGACCGGGGTGCGGCGACTGGTGTGCCTGTCCACCCTCGGGGCGGGCGAGAGCCGCGCCAATCTGAACTTCGTCTGGAAGTACCTGATGTTCGGTCTCCTGCTGCGTGCCGCCTACGCCGACCATCAGCGCCAGGAGGAGGTCGTGCGCGGCAGCGGCCTGGACTGGACCCTCATCCGGCCCAGCGCCTACACCGACGGTCCGCGCACGGGCGACTACCGCCACGGATTCGGCCCGGACGCAACCGGTCTCACCCTGAAGGTGGCGCGCGCCGACGTGGCCGACGCGCTGCTGCGCGCCGTCACCGACCGCGCCCAGGTCGGTCGTGCGGTGGCGGTGTCGCACTGA
- a CDS encoding LLM class flavin-dependent oxidoreductase produces the protein MTSATPTGTVRFSILDRSRVRRGQPHPAALRETVEFARLAERWGYHRFWVSEHHSVPGVAGSAPTVLAAAVAAATERIRVGTGGVMLPNHQPLVVAEQFGVLESLYPERIDMGLGRSVGFTEAVRRALAHGKSDAADFDARLTEVLDYLARGRAGVHAWPAEGLSVPAFLLATGSGAARAARFGLPLVIAPVGGFDRMAEAIARYRADFTRTPWGEQPYVMVSTTVMIADTTEQAHRLLWPEAWSNAYSRTKGEFPPLPDPATIDPAALAPRERAYFDEALRDQIHGTEDEVAEALEQLLAATSADEVLVHTSTFDRAARLESHRRLALLAGLTARAQAYPAA, from the coding sequence CGCATCCGGCCGCGTTGCGCGAGACGGTCGAGTTCGCCCGGCTCGCGGAGCGGTGGGGGTACCACCGGTTCTGGGTATCCGAGCACCACAGCGTGCCTGGCGTGGCCGGGTCGGCGCCGACGGTGCTCGCCGCCGCCGTCGCCGCCGCGACCGAGCGCATCCGGGTCGGCACCGGCGGGGTGATGCTGCCCAACCACCAGCCGCTGGTCGTGGCCGAACAGTTCGGGGTGCTCGAATCGCTGTATCCGGAGCGCATCGACATGGGCTTGGGCCGGTCGGTCGGCTTCACCGAGGCGGTGCGCCGGGCGCTGGCCCACGGCAAGAGCGACGCGGCCGACTTCGACGCCCGGCTCACCGAGGTGCTGGACTATCTGGCGCGCGGGCGCGCGGGCGTGCACGCCTGGCCCGCGGAGGGCCTGTCCGTTCCCGCCTTTCTGCTGGCCACCGGGTCCGGTGCGGCGCGGGCCGCCCGGTTCGGGTTGCCGCTGGTGATCGCGCCGGTCGGCGGCTTCGACCGGATGGCCGAGGCGATCGCCCGCTATCGCGCCGACTTCACCCGCACCCCGTGGGGCGAGCAGCCCTACGTCATGGTCTCCACGACGGTGATGATCGCGGACACGACCGAGCAGGCACATCGATTGCTGTGGCCGGAAGCGTGGTCGAACGCCTATTCCCGGACCAAAGGCGAATTCCCGCCACTGCCCGATCCCGCCACCATCGATCCCGCGGCACTCGCGCCCCGCGAGCGGGCGTATTTCGACGAAGCACTGCGCGATCAGATCCACGGCACCGAAGACGAGGTCGCCGAAGCACTCGAGCAGTTGCTCGCCGCCACCTCCGCCGACGAGGTCCTGGTGCACACCAGCACATTCGACCGGGCGGCCCGGCTGGAGTCGCATCGGCGACTGGCGCTGCTCGCCGGCCTGACCGCGCGGGCACAGGCATATCCCGCCGCCTGA
- a CDS encoding aldo/keto reductase encodes MSTPDTLPTTTLGASGLRVGSQGLGCMGMSEFYGQSDLAESRATLERALELGVTLFDTADVYGMGHNEEFLADFVRAHRDRIVLATKFGIVRKADDPAFRGIDNSPAYLRAAVDASLRRLGIDTIDLYYLHRRDVRVPIEETVGVLAELVAAGKVRALGLSEVTGAELRAAHAVHPIAAVQSEWSLFSRDVERTAVPAAAELGVAFVPYSPLGRGFLTGSFTAATELSDTDFRRAMPRFTGANAARNAELLAPIRAIAQERGRTPAQVALAWVHSRTQVHGLPVVPIPGTRSRTRLAENVAAATLRLTPEELAVLEPIAEQVAGPRYADMAFTSAGRE; translated from the coding sequence ATGAGCACCCCCGACACGTTGCCCACCACCACGCTGGGCGCCTCCGGGCTCCGCGTCGGCAGCCAGGGCCTGGGCTGCATGGGCATGAGCGAGTTCTACGGCCAGTCCGATCTCGCCGAATCGCGGGCCACGCTGGAACGGGCCCTGGAACTCGGTGTCACCCTGTTCGACACCGCCGACGTGTACGGCATGGGCCACAACGAGGAATTCCTCGCCGATTTCGTACGCGCGCACCGGGATCGGATCGTGCTGGCCACCAAGTTCGGTATCGTCCGCAAGGCCGACGACCCCGCCTTCCGCGGCATCGACAACTCCCCGGCCTACCTGCGCGCCGCGGTGGACGCCAGCCTGCGCAGGCTCGGCATCGACACCATCGACCTGTACTACCTGCACCGGCGCGACGTGCGCGTGCCGATCGAGGAGACGGTGGGCGTGCTGGCCGAGCTGGTCGCCGCGGGCAAGGTGCGCGCGCTCGGCCTGTCCGAGGTGACCGGTGCCGAGCTGCGGGCCGCGCACGCGGTGCACCCGATCGCGGCGGTGCAGTCGGAGTGGTCGCTGTTCTCCCGCGACGTCGAACGCACCGCCGTGCCCGCCGCGGCCGAGCTCGGGGTGGCCTTCGTGCCGTACTCACCGCTCGGCCGCGGCTTCCTCACCGGGTCCTTCACGGCCGCGACCGAATTGAGCGACACGGACTTCCGGCGGGCGATGCCGCGGTTCACCGGCGCCAACGCCGCCCGCAACGCCGAACTGCTCGCCCCGATCCGCGCCATCGCCCAGGAGCGGGGCCGCACCCCGGCCCAGGTGGCGCTGGCCTGGGTGCACAGCCGCACCCAGGTCCACGGCCTGCCGGTGGTGCCGATCCCGGGCACCCGCAGCCGCACCCGGCTGGCCGAGAACGTCGCCGCCGCGACGCTTCGCCTGACGCCGGAGGAGCTGGCGGTGCTCGAGCCGATCGCCGAACAGGTGGCCGGACCGCGCTACGCCGACATGGCCTTCACCTCGGCGGGGCGGGAGTGA
- a CDS encoding ArsR/SmtB family transcription factor gives MAAFRDVDLAILGDPTRRAIFERLARRPSSVGELAESLPITRQAVSQHLRVLRDGGLVVATAQGTRRIYRINPEGLAAIQAYFQQIWDEALTAFQKAADAAATDPGQEHRT, from the coding sequence GTGGCTGCTTTCAGAGATGTGGATCTGGCGATCCTGGGCGATCCGACCCGGCGGGCGATCTTCGAACGGCTCGCGCGCAGGCCCTCGTCGGTCGGCGAGCTGGCCGAATCGCTGCCGATCACCCGCCAGGCGGTCTCGCAACACCTGCGGGTGCTCCGGGACGGCGGACTGGTGGTGGCCACGGCGCAGGGCACCCGGCGCATCTACCGGATCAATCCCGAGGGACTGGCCGCGATCCAGGCCTATTTCCAACAGATCTGGGACGAGGCGCTGACCGCTTTTCAGAAGGCCGCCGACGCGGCGGCCACCGATCCCGGACAGGAGCACCGAACATGA
- a CDS encoding DUF6010 family protein produces the protein MNYVAPLFVGAVYIVLMSLIREPHRRQFNAIMVAGAGAAYLSGGGFGIWEFAFTALVTYCAYRGLRSWRFIGIAWLLHTVWDAVHHLKGNPIVPFLHDSSLGCAICDPVIAVWALRGGPDVIAWARGKLGATRPTTAEIP, from the coding sequence ATGAACTACGTCGCGCCACTGTTCGTCGGTGCCGTCTACATCGTGCTGATGTCGCTGATCCGCGAACCGCACCGGCGCCAGTTCAACGCGATCATGGTGGCCGGGGCCGGGGCCGCCTACCTCAGCGGCGGCGGCTTCGGCATCTGGGAATTCGCGTTCACCGCGCTCGTCACCTACTGCGCCTACCGGGGTCTGCGATCCTGGCGCTTCATCGGCATCGCCTGGCTGCTGCACACCGTCTGGGACGCCGTGCACCATCTCAAAGGGAACCCGATCGTTCCATTCCTGCACGACTCCTCGCTCGGCTGCGCGATCTGCGACCCGGTGATCGCGGTGTGGGCGTTGCGGGGTGGGCCGGACGTCATCGCGTGGGCGCGCGGCAAGCTCGGCGCGACCCGGCCGACCACGGCCGAGATCCCCTGA
- the bla gene encoding class A beta-lactamase produces MPGVDISFLKKSGRRTMAAAAAIALLGGCGADAGSEPATTAASTSAPSTATDAATAEFAALEQRFGARLGVYAVDTTSGAEVAYRADERFGMASTFKGLACGALLREHPLSSGYFDQVVRYSREEVVSYSPVTETRVDTGMTVAELCHATITVSDNTAGNQILKLLGGPAGFTAFLRSLGDEVSRLDRWETELNEVPPGEERDTTTPAAVAANYRALVLGDVLAEPERAQLRDWLVANTTGDQRIRAGVPAGWTVGDKTGGGSHGGNNDVAVAWTETGDPIVIALLSHRTDPAAKADNALLAEATRAVVTALR; encoded by the coding sequence ATGCCAGGCGTGGATATTTCCTTCCTGAAGAAATCTGGTCGCCGGACGATGGCGGCCGCCGCGGCGATCGCGCTACTGGGCGGCTGCGGCGCGGACGCGGGTTCCGAGCCCGCCACCACCGCGGCGAGCACGAGCGCGCCGAGCACGGCCACCGACGCGGCGACCGCCGAGTTCGCCGCACTGGAACAGCGATTCGGCGCGCGGCTCGGCGTCTACGCGGTCGACACGACCAGCGGCGCCGAGGTCGCCTACCGGGCGGACGAGCGGTTCGGCATGGCCTCCACTTTCAAGGGCCTGGCCTGCGGCGCGCTGCTGCGCGAGCACCCGCTGTCGTCCGGCTATTTCGACCAGGTCGTCCGCTACTCCCGCGAGGAGGTGGTGTCCTATTCGCCGGTCACCGAGACCCGCGTGGACACCGGGATGACCGTCGCCGAACTGTGCCACGCCACGATCACCGTCAGCGACAACACCGCGGGCAACCAGATCCTGAAACTGCTCGGCGGCCCCGCCGGTTTCACCGCCTTCCTGCGCTCGCTCGGCGACGAGGTGAGCCGGCTGGACCGCTGGGAGACCGAACTCAACGAGGTGCCGCCCGGCGAGGAACGCGACACCACCACCCCCGCCGCCGTGGCGGCGAACTACCGCGCGCTGGTGCTCGGTGACGTGCTCGCCGAGCCCGAGCGCGCCCAGTTGCGGGACTGGCTGGTCGCCAACACCACCGGCGACCAGCGCATCCGTGCGGGCGTACCCGCGGGCTGGACGGTCGGCGACAAGACCGGCGGCGGCAGCCACGGCGGCAACAACGACGTGGCCGTGGCCTGGACCGAGACCGGCGACCCGATCGTCATCGCCCTGCTCTCGCACCGCACCGACCCCGCCGCCAAGGCCGACAACGCCCTGCTCGCCGAGGCGACCCGGGCGGTGGTCACCGCCCTGCGATGA
- a CDS encoding GlxA family transcriptional regulator — MHMVAVLALDRVIPFDLSTPLEVFTRTRLPDGRPAYRVRVCAEHPQVDAGAFTLRAPWGLDGLDGADTVIVPGVADPASPPSPAVVAALRRAAAAGTRIASICTGTFPLAATGLLDGLRATTHWAAAEALARAHPAVTVDPDVLYVDNDGRVLTSAGAAAGLDLCLHLVRRDYGSAVAADAARLAVMPLEREGGQAQFIVAPLPPAPRGSALEPLLIWLQDNLSRPLTLAEIAAHAGTSTRTLLRQFRDQTGTTPLRWLHRARIHRAQHLLETTDHTVERIATQVGFGSPTTFRERFTRVTGVTPHAYRRSFR, encoded by the coding sequence GTGCACATGGTGGCCGTTCTCGCCCTGGACCGGGTGATCCCGTTCGACCTCTCGACACCCCTCGAGGTCTTCACCCGCACCCGGCTGCCCGACGGGCGCCCCGCCTACCGGGTACGCGTCTGCGCCGAGCACCCGCAGGTGGACGCGGGCGCGTTCACCCTGCGCGCGCCCTGGGGCCTGGACGGCCTGGACGGCGCCGACACGGTGATCGTCCCCGGCGTCGCCGACCCCGCGTCCCCGCCGTCACCCGCGGTCGTCGCGGCGCTGCGCCGCGCGGCCGCGGCCGGCACCCGCATCGCCTCCATCTGCACGGGCACCTTTCCGCTGGCGGCCACCGGGCTGCTGGACGGCCTGCGCGCCACCACCCACTGGGCGGCCGCCGAGGCGCTCGCGCGGGCCCACCCGGCGGTCACCGTCGATCCGGACGTCCTCTACGTCGACAACGACGGCCGCGTCCTCACCTCCGCGGGCGCGGCGGCGGGATTGGATCTGTGCCTGCATCTCGTGCGCCGCGACTACGGGTCCGCGGTGGCCGCCGACGCCGCCCGGCTGGCCGTGATGCCGCTGGAACGCGAGGGCGGTCAGGCCCAGTTCATCGTCGCGCCGCTGCCGCCCGCCCCGCGCGGTTCGGCGTTGGAACCGCTGCTGATCTGGTTGCAGGACAACCTGTCCCGCCCGTTGACCCTCGCCGAGATCGCCGCCCACGCCGGGACGAGCACCAGGACACTGCTGCGACAGTTCCGCGACCAGACCGGCACCACGCCGCTGCGCTGGCTGCACCGGGCCCGCATCCACCGCGCCCAGCATCTGCTCGAGACCACCGATCACACGGTCGAGCGGATCGCCACCCAGGTGGGCTTCGGCTCGCCGACCACCTTCCGGGAGCGCTTCACCCGCGTCACCGGCGTCACGCCGCACGCCTACCGCCGCAGTTTCCGGTGA
- a CDS encoding PucR family transcriptional regulator has translation MTVDSSIRPSLTLSGKPMSSPLKDVRGLSRQMVGHFVQNVVPCGTLPGDAISGDVTTITRVCLEVAVSMLDGRDIQTKLRRLEDAAAGWAREGVPIDTIHHSVHEGFKIGLDLVVANASVKDYDSLVDGAKLVVEMLDRMTTTISTAYVRELRAVVSEHHTAVHTLTSALLGGHSNSTMARECGIAIADSYAVVAVAIPPHRDEANPALDGQVVARRKLRRVQAELATRCGTAALSLLSVDGGTLLVPATMFDDDGLDRLVTDLSRAAQVGITATLVQAPPPQIPDAADQAHELLDMVQRLQAVPGLYRFDELALEYQLTRPGPGREYLGALLDPLDDHPELLETLQRHIANNLNRQRTARLLHVHTNTVDYRLKRIGQLTGFDPTQPSGLWYLRSALVARSYRTR, from the coding sequence ATGACCGTCGACAGTTCGATCAGACCGAGCCTGACCCTGTCGGGCAAGCCGATGTCGTCCCCACTCAAGGACGTCCGCGGCCTGTCCCGGCAGATGGTCGGCCACTTCGTGCAGAACGTGGTGCCCTGCGGCACGCTACCCGGCGACGCGATCAGCGGCGACGTCACCACCATCACCCGCGTCTGCCTCGAGGTGGCGGTGAGCATGCTCGACGGCCGCGATATCCAGACCAAACTGCGCAGGCTGGAGGACGCCGCGGCGGGCTGGGCCCGCGAAGGCGTCCCCATCGACACCATCCACCATTCGGTGCACGAGGGCTTCAAGATCGGCCTGGACCTGGTGGTCGCCAATGCCTCGGTCAAGGACTACGACAGCCTCGTCGACGGCGCCAAGCTGGTCGTGGAGATGCTCGACCGGATGACGACCACGATCTCGACCGCCTACGTGCGCGAATTGCGCGCGGTGGTCAGCGAACACCACACCGCCGTGCACACCCTCACCTCGGCACTGCTGGGCGGGCACAGCAATTCGACGATGGCGCGCGAATGCGGCATCGCCATCGCCGACTCCTACGCGGTGGTGGCGGTGGCGATCCCCCCGCACCGCGACGAGGCGAATCCGGCGCTGGACGGCCAGGTGGTCGCGCGCCGCAAACTGCGCCGGGTGCAGGCCGAACTCGCCACCCGCTGCGGCACCGCCGCGCTGTCGCTGCTCAGCGTCGACGGTGGCACCCTGCTCGTCCCGGCGACCATGTTCGACGACGACGGCCTGGACCGTCTCGTCACCGACCTCTCGCGCGCCGCGCAGGTCGGCATCACCGCCACCCTCGTGCAGGCCCCGCCACCGCAGATCCCCGACGCCGCCGACCAGGCGCACGAACTGCTGGACATGGTGCAGCGGTTGCAGGCGGTGCCCGGCCTCTACCGCTTCGACGAACTGGCGTTGGAATACCAGCTCACCCGGCCCGGCCCGGGCCGGGAGTACCTCGGCGCACTGCTCGACCCGCTCGACGACCATCCGGAACTGCTCGAAACCCTGCAACGCCACATCGCCAACAACCTCAACCGCCAGCGCACCGCACGCCTGCTGCACGTGCACACCAACACCGTCGACTACCGCCTCAAGCGGATCGGCCAGCTCACCGGCTTCGACCCCACCCAGCCCTCCGGACTGTGGTACCTGCGTTCGGCGCTGGTCGCGCGCAGCTACCGCACCCGCTGA
- a CDS encoding carboxymuconolactone decarboxylase family protein: protein MRALRRIRNYAQAMRQARRHRGDLVGWLARRPQLGAGTAFYESMLLFSNRLDPHLKELAELKTAGLINCEFCLDIGSALAHSSGVTEQQITDLPRYRTSPAYSELERLVIAYAEAMTATPAVDLADLREQLLAHLSKAQLAELAATIAWENQRARLNQGLGVRPTGMAEGLACALPEPAR from the coding sequence ATGCGGGCACTCAGGCGGATACGCAACTACGCGCAGGCGATGCGGCAGGCCCGGCGGCACCGCGGCGACCTGGTGGGATGGCTGGCGCGGCGGCCGCAGCTCGGCGCGGGCACGGCCTTCTACGAATCCATGCTGCTGTTCAGCAACCGGCTCGACCCGCACCTCAAGGAGCTGGCCGAACTCAAGACGGCCGGGCTGATCAACTGCGAGTTCTGCCTCGACATCGGCTCGGCCCTCGCACACAGCAGCGGTGTGACCGAACAGCAGATCACCGACCTGCCGCGGTACCGCACCAGCCCGGCCTACTCCGAGCTGGAGCGGCTGGTGATCGCCTACGCCGAGGCGATGACCGCGACGCCCGCCGTCGACCTGGCCGACCTGCGCGAGCAGCTGCTGGCCCACCTGAGCAAGGCGCAACTGGCGGAACTGGCGGCCACCATCGCGTGGGAGAACCAGCGCGCCCGGCTGAATCAGGGCCTGGGCGTGCGGCCCACCGGGATGGCCGAGGGACTGGCCTGCGCGCTGCCCGAGCCCGCGCGCTGA
- a CDS encoding MerR family transcriptional regulator yields the protein MSVIAAQADDGERERAKYSIGEAAERSGLSRDTLRWYERIGLMNYIGRDHTGRRRFSDRDLEWLELIGRLRATGMSVADMIRYAELVRAGDATFPQRLEMFRATRAEALAKIAELQQTVAVLDRKIALYEGASATRPAALGTDDCEGTTA from the coding sequence GTGAGCGTGATCGCGGCACAAGCCGACGACGGCGAGCGGGAACGGGCGAAATACTCCATCGGTGAGGCGGCCGAACGGTCCGGGCTGAGCCGCGACACGTTGCGGTGGTACGAGCGGATCGGGCTGATGAACTACATCGGCCGCGATCACACCGGCCGCCGCCGGTTCAGCGACCGCGACCTCGAGTGGCTGGAGCTGATCGGCAGGCTCCGCGCGACCGGCATGTCGGTGGCGGACATGATCCGCTACGCGGAGCTGGTGCGCGCCGGGGATGCCACGTTCCCGCAACGCCTGGAGATGTTCCGCGCCACCCGCGCCGAGGCCCTCGCCAAGATCGCCGAACTGCAACAGACCGTGGCCGTGCTGGATCGCAAGATCGCGCTCTACGAGGGCGCTTCCGCAACCCGGCCTGCCGCGCTCGGCACCGACGACTGCGAAGGGACCACCGCATGA
- a CDS encoding esterase/lipase family protein, which yields MKRSSGRRATLLAKWCGTAAMVTVSVLAVTVSGSPAHADPDAGTSVSEQALAAIIAEGRTLAPTAGGTGSACTSGSGAGSGNGSGNCYGGSGSSSGSAGGYASDTVGHGPEMSSWLAAFGYGLGNPDVAPPGANDWNCKPTAEHPRPVVLLHGTWMNAYNGFAYMSQPIKDAGFCTFTLNYGRSNLLEGGGLGSVLPGVMGTGYIQDSAKQVATFVDRVLAATGADEVDIIAHSQGGALANWYTKYEGGADKVKNLITYGATHHGTTLVGIGALGRAINNFGIDVLGFVEIFVGHAGIQQTVGSDFINKLNENGDTIAGVDYTVVGTRYDEITNPYELTFLQAVPGATVQNITLQDGCEQDMSDHLTMMYSPRGLSIALRALDPEGHPDLVCTGNPWLLGGGGSL from the coding sequence ATGAAACGAAGTTCCGGCCGGCGCGCGACGCTTCTGGCCAAATGGTGTGGCACCGCGGCGATGGTCACCGTCTCGGTGCTGGCGGTGACGGTGTCCGGCTCCCCCGCGCACGCCGATCCCGACGCGGGCACCTCCGTCTCCGAGCAGGCGCTGGCGGCGATCATCGCCGAGGGTCGCACGCTCGCACCGACCGCGGGCGGCACCGGCTCGGCGTGCACGTCCGGCAGCGGTGCGGGCTCGGGTAACGGCTCGGGCAACTGCTACGGCGGTTCGGGCAGCAGCTCGGGTTCGGCGGGCGGCTACGCCAGCGACACCGTCGGGCACGGCCCCGAGATGTCGTCGTGGCTGGCCGCTTTCGGCTACGGCCTGGGCAATCCGGATGTGGCGCCGCCGGGCGCCAACGACTGGAACTGCAAGCCGACCGCCGAGCATCCGCGCCCGGTGGTGCTGCTGCACGGCACCTGGATGAACGCCTACAACGGCTTCGCCTACATGAGCCAGCCGATCAAGGACGCCGGATTCTGCACCTTCACCCTGAACTACGGGCGGTCGAATCTGCTCGAGGGCGGCGGCCTCGGCTCGGTGCTGCCGGGCGTGATGGGTACCGGCTACATCCAGGATTCGGCCAAGCAGGTGGCCACCTTCGTCGACCGGGTGCTGGCGGCGACCGGCGCCGACGAAGTCGACATCATCGCCCACTCCCAGGGCGGTGCGCTGGCGAACTGGTACACCAAGTACGAGGGCGGCGCGGACAAGGTGAAGAACCTGATCACCTACGGGGCCACCCACCACGGCACGACGCTGGTCGGTATCGGCGCGCTCGGCCGGGCGATCAACAACTTCGGCATCGACGTGCTCGGTTTCGTGGAGATCTTCGTCGGTCACGCCGGTATCCAGCAGACCGTGGGATCGGATTTCATCAACAAGCTCAACGAGAACGGCGACACCATCGCCGGGGTGGACTACACCGTGGTGGGCACCCGCTACGACGAGATCACCAACCCCTACGAGCTGACCTTCCTGCAGGCCGTGCCCGGCGCGACCGTGCAGAACATCACCCTGCAGGACGGCTGTGAGCAGGACATGTCCGATCACCTGACGATGATGTACTCCCCGCGCGGGCTGTCCATCGCGTTGCGCGCCCTGGACCCGGAGGGCCACCCGGATCTGGTGTGCACGGGCAACCCCTGGTTGCTCGGTGGCGGCGGATCGCTGTGA
- a CDS encoding AraC family transcriptional regulator — protein MDVLEALLDGPRARGAFLLRSLLDPPWALRIEDGAPLTVAAPLRGEAWLLPDDGDAVRLSTGDVAIVRGPGFYTVADDPATEPSVVVLPGGLCTSAEDGRSLVDEWSLGVRTWGAPEGRTTLLTGTYDNAGEASKPLLAALPALVVLRRDQWRSPLIDVLAEEMQIAAPGQRAVLDRLLDVLLISALRTWFAAQREHAPAWYRAQQDPVVGVALARIHGAPERPWTVATLAAEAGVSRANLAKRFTDLLGEPPMAYLTHWRLAVAADLLTDPEATVTSVARRVGYSTPFAFSTAFKRARGISPQQHRLRGATA, from the coding sequence GTGGACGTACTGGAGGCGCTGCTGGACGGCCCGCGGGCCCGCGGCGCCTTCCTGCTGCGGTCCCTGCTCGACCCGCCGTGGGCGCTGCGGATCGAGGACGGCGCGCCGCTCACCGTGGCGGCGCCGCTGCGGGGCGAGGCGTGGCTGCTCCCCGACGACGGCGACGCCGTGCGGCTGAGCACCGGGGACGTGGCGATCGTGCGCGGCCCCGGCTTCTACACCGTCGCCGACGATCCGGCCACCGAGCCGTCGGTGGTCGTCCTGCCCGGCGGATTGTGCACCAGCGCCGAGGACGGGCGCAGCCTCGTCGACGAGTGGTCGCTCGGTGTGCGCACCTGGGGCGCGCCCGAGGGCCGCACCACGCTGCTCACCGGCACCTACGACAACGCAGGCGAGGCGAGCAAACCGCTGCTCGCGGCCTTGCCCGCGCTGGTGGTGCTGCGCCGCGACCAGTGGCGTTCGCCGCTGATCGACGTGCTCGCCGAGGAGATGCAGATCGCCGCGCCCGGTCAGCGCGCGGTGCTGGACCGGCTACTGGACGTGCTGCTCATCTCCGCGTTGCGCACGTGGTTCGCCGCGCAACGCGAGCACGCACCGGCCTGGTATCGGGCCCAGCAGGATCCGGTGGTCGGGGTGGCGCTCGCTCGCATCCACGGGGCGCCGGAGCGGCCGTGGACCGTCGCGACCCTGGCCGCCGAAGCCGGTGTGTCGCGGGCGAATCTGGCCAAACGCTTCACCGACCTGCTCGGCGAGCCGCCGATGGCCTACCTCACGCATTGGCGGCTGGCGGTGGCCGCCGACCTGCTCACCGATCCGGAGGCGACCGTCACCAGCGTGGCCCGCCGGGTCGGGTACAGCACGCCGTTCGCGTTCAGCACCGCGTTCAAACGCGCCCGCGGGATCAGCCCGCAGCAGCACCGATTGCGCGGCGCCACCGCGTGA